The sequence below is a genomic window from Halolamina litorea.
AAGAGGTAGCTCCCGTCGGGGAGCGCGTAGGTCATCGTGTCGTCGTGGATGACGCCGTCCTCGTCGGTGATACAGCCGTACTGGGCGCCGCCGGGACCGAGCGAGGAGACGTCGTTGGTCGTGAGCCGCTGCATCAGGGTCTCGGCGTCGGGACCGTCGACGCGTATCTCACCCATGTGAGACACGTCGAAGATCCCGGCGGCCTCCCGAACGGCGGCGTGTTCGGCCCGGATGGAGTCGAACTCCACGGGCATCTCCCAGCCGCCGAAGTCGGTGAACCCCGCACCGCGGTCCTCGTGGACCGGGTAGAGCGGTGGTCGCCGTGTGGCCATGGTGGCCCCTTACGTGGCGGGAAGTAATGTCTTGCCATCCGCGCGACTCCTGAAACGTCGCTGATGTGTGGTCACAAGCGATAACTGCTCGACGGACACAGACACGTGTCGTGCCGCCGCTCGTCGATCTCTTCCGGCTTGGCCAACTCCTCGTGCTCTCGGCGACGCTCCCCATCGCCGTCATCGCCGCCCGGGGCTACCGCGGGACGCCCTTCGGCCGTGTCGTCCTGCCGCTCGTTCCGATCACCGTCGCCTACCTCTCCATCGCGGCGACGAAGCTGGTGGCGCCGGCCGCGAGCGCCGACGCCAGTCGACTGCTCGGCACCGTTGCTGTCGCCCTCATGGCGTGGACCGCCGTGCAAGCGATCCTGCTGTTGAGCGGCCGGAGGCTGCTATGAGCACACACGCGCTAGTCTTGGTCCAGACGGCCCTGCTCGTCGGCATCTCGCTGGCGATCATCTACCCGGTCGTCGCCTACTCCCGATCGGTGCTCCACACTGAGGCCATCGTCACCCTCGCGGCGTCGATGCTCACGTTCACCGCGGGCGCGCTGATCGAGGAGGCGATGGGGATGGCCGTCGTCGCCGAGGGGGTGTACTTCCTCTCGGCGGTCTCGTTCGGCGGCTCGGTCTGGCTGTTCGCCCGGGAGTTCGTCAGCCCCGGGGAGTCGGGGTTCGGCGCCGACGACGGACCAGAACCGGGCGCCGGCCCGCGTTTCTCCGACGTGTCGGAGTCCCGCGCCGAAGGCGGGTTCGCCGAGGCGTCCGAGGCGGAACCGGCAGCGACCGAGGGCTTCTCAAGCGCGCCCGAGGACGACGTTTCGGGGGGCTTCGCCGGCGCCACGGAGGATGGGGATGGCGAGTAGCGACGGCCGGCACGAGCCGGTCCCGGAGCTGTCGCTGGCGCCGAGCGAGGCCGCCTTGGCCGAGTTGCGGAACCGTGACAGCCCCGTTCCGTACCTCCCGCCGTCGGCGTACGAGAACCTGCTCGTCGTCACTGTCGACACCCCGGCGGCCGTCGAGGACGCCGTCCGGCGCGCTGGGGGCGACCCCAAGAACGTCGGCGTCGTCCCCGTCTCGGCGTCGCCAGTGACCTACGACGGCCCGTGTTGGACCGCCGACCGCGTCTCGCCGTCGGACCTGACGGGGATCAGTATCCAGTTCGCCCGCGGGGAGCGCTACTTGCGCGACGGCGCGGGCTGGGTCGTCGTCGACGGCCTCGGGACGCTCCTGATGTACGCCGAGGGCGAGAAGCTCTACCGTCTGCTCTCCCACCTCGTCTCGCGGAGCCGCCAGCGCGAACTGCGCCACGTCACCGGAATCACGACGGCGACGGTGGCCCAGGAGACGCTCGCGCGGTTCCGTGGGCTCCACGACCGGGCCGTTCCCCTCGAGTAGCTTCCACCGGATCGCGGCCTCCGCCGGCCGTTGGCGCCGTTCCAAACGGTTTATACCCCTCACCCGGGAACTCGCAGGCATGGCGAAAGAGCAGAAGCAGGTGCGTGAACTGCAGGAGGGTAGCTACGTGATGATGGACGAGTCCCCCTGCCAGATCAACCACTACAGCACCGCCAAGCCCGGGAAACACGGCAGCGCGAAGGCCCGTATCGAGGGGAAGGGCGTCTTCGACGAGAAGAAGCGCAGCCTCTCCCAGCCCGTCGACGCCAAGGTGTGGGTCCCGATCGTCGAGCGGAAGGGTGGGCAGGTCGTCTCCGTCGACGGCAACGACGCGCAGGTCATGGACCTCGACACCTTCGAGACGTTCACGATGCGCATGCCCGAGGACGAGAGCCTCTCGCCGGACGACGAGATCGAGTACCTCGAGTACGAAGGCCAGCGAAAGATCGTATAGATGGGGTTCCCCGGCGCCGTCGCCGACCTCGAGGCCGCCGACTACGCGGTCGTCGGCGCGCCACTCGACACGTCGACGACGTTCCAGCCGGGAACCCGGTTCGGCCCGGAGCGGATCCGGCGCTTCTCGCGGTCCTACGACGACTACGACCGCCTCACAGACCAGTACTTCTCCGACTGCGCCGTCCACGACGCCGGCGACGTGCGGGCGTGGGACGACGCGGTCGAGTACCTCGAGTTCCTCGGCGGCAGCCTCGCCGACCACCACCGTGACGGCGCCGTGCCGCTCCTGTTGGGCGGCGAGCACACCGTCACGGCCGCCGGCGTCCGCGCGACCGACCCCGACGTGCTGGTCGTGCTCGACGCCCACCTCGACCTTCGTGACGACTACGACGGCAACCCGTGGAGCCACGCGGCCGTCGTCCGCCGTGCACTCGACGGCGACCCGGAGAGCGCGCCGCTCTCGACCGTCTCGGGTACCGCCGACCACGCGGTGATCATCGGCGCCCGCACCGGCTCGAAAGCCGAGTGGGAACGCGCCGAGCGCGACGACGTGACCGTCGTTTCCCCCGAGGACGCCGCCGACTGGGAGCCCGATTTCGCGGACGAGTCGGTCTACCTCTCGGTCGACATCGACGGCGCCGACCCGGCGTTCGCGCCCGGAACCGGCACGATGGAGCCGTTCGGGCTCTCCCCTCGGGAGATGCGCGACGTGGTTCGCGCCGTCGCGCCCCACGCTGTCGGCTTCGACACCGTCGAGGTCAACGACCGCGACGACGGGCAGGCCGCCGCGCTGGCGGGCAAACTGCTCAAGGAGTTCGTCCTTTCGCACGCCGACGGCTACCCGGAGGACTAAGGCCTCTCCCCTCACCCCTTCGGCTGATGCGCGTCACCCTCCTCGGGACGGGCGACACGACCGGAACGCCGACGGTCGGCTGTGACTGTGCCACCTGCGAGCGCGCCCGTAGCCGCGGGGTCGAGCGTTCGCGGTTCTCGGTCCACGTCGAGAACGAACGCACCGGCGAGTGCCTGCTGATCGACGCCTCGCCGGACTTCCGCCACCAGTTCGCCGAAACGGGCGCCGACCTCCCCGACGCCGCCGTCATCACCCACATCCACTTCGACCACCTCGACGGCCTGGGGAACTTCTACCGCCTGCTCGACGACCTGCCGGTCCACGCCGCCAGCGAGGTCGACCCCTTCACCGGCGAGAGCGTCGCCGCTTCGATCCGTGGGCGCTACGACTACCTCGACGTGGTCGAAGTCCACGGGGAGGAACCCCTGACGACCTTCTCTGCCTGTGGGTTCGACCTCACGCTCGTCCCCGTCGAACACCCGCCGATGGCCTGCTACGGGCTGGTCGTCGAGGACCCCGAGACCGGCGCGAAGCTCTCGCTCTCGGGCGACACGAGTTACGACATCCCCGAGGCGTCCCGGGAGGCCCTCCACGACCCGGACCTCCTGCTGGCCGACGCCATCGTCCCGGCGTCGCTGGCGTCGAAACACCCGATGGGCGGTTCGGACGTGGTGGACGGCGTCCCGATGACGTTCGGCACCAAGCACATGACCCGCGAGGGAGCGATCAGGCTCGGCGAGGACCTCGACGCCGGCGAGACGCGGCTGGTCCACCTCGCCCACTACTACCCCGTCACCGAGGCGTTCGAGGAGCCGTTGGCCGTCGACGGCGAACTGTACGAGCTCTAACCGCACTAGGCGTCTAAAACTGATCCAGCCCGCTCTGTCGGCGCACGACGCCCGACGGGTCACGTACCCACGGGCTGCGCTCGTCACGCAGTTCCTCGTGGTCCACGTCGAGCACCTCCCCGGCCTCGTAGCCCGGACAGTCGGTGCTGCAGTCGCTGCCGGGGGCGATCAGGCGTTCGTGGAACGAACACTCGGGGACGCCGTCGTCAGTCGCCGAGCAGTTCACACAGCCCGGGAACCCGGCCGGGCGCCAGCCCTTCCCCCACGCCCGCTCGGCGATCCGGCGGCGACGGCGGGCCTTGGCGTCGGCGTCGATGATCGCCACGTCGGTCCGGAGCGGTTCCTCCCGGCGGATCTCGACGCCCGGCTCGTCGACGGCGAGCGGCGACGCTTCACGGACGACTTCGCGCTCGCCGGTCGCGGGGTCGAACCGCCAGACGCCGACGGCCTCGGGGATGCGATTCAGGTGCGCGCCGGTCACGTAGCTCTCGGTCGCGAGCCAGACTTCGTCGAACAGGGCGAGGGCGGCGTCGAAGCGGAGCTGGAAGTCCAGGTCGCCCGGCCGGCCGAGGTCGGGTTTGTTCTCGATGCCGACCAGCCGATCCACCCAGTCGGGGTAGCGTGCCGTCTGTCGGACGTAGGTGCGGCCGCCGCGGCGCCCGCGCTCGAAGAAGCCGATCTCGGCGGCGTGTTCGGCGACGCTTTCGGCGCGTTCGGGGCCGCAGTCGAGCGCGTCGGCGACGGGAACCGCCTCGCCGACGCCGACGTCGCCCTCGACGGCCAGCGGCGGGATCGTCTCGGGCGTGATCGCCGCGCGGTCGGTGACTCCGTCGCTCGGCACGACGCCGACGAGGTCCATCACGCGGGCGCCCGGCTCGTCGACGGCGGCGCCGAGTTGGCGGGCGAGCAGCCAGTCAGTGGCTGTTTCGAGGTGTGCCGCCAGTGCGAGTTCGAACGCGACTTCCACGGGGGGCGTGGGCGGGCGGCGGACAAAAGCCCGTCTCTCCGAGCGATCCGGGGGCCCTGAGGCCGGGAGAACAGCACCTTTATCAGTCGCTCGGGGCGAAATCAGGGTAGGATTCCTCTCAGGAGGTCATATGGTGACGGAGAACCCAACACAACCGGAGGTGAACATCGGACTGGTCGGCCACGTCGACCACGGGAAAACGACACTCGTGCAGGCGCTGAGTGGTTCGTGGACCGACAAGCACAGCGAAGAGATGAAACGCGGGATCTCCATTCGCCTCGGCTACGCCGACGCTACGCTGCGTCGGTGTCCCGAGGAGGAGGCCCCGGACTGCTACACCGTCGAGGAGCACTGCGACGAGCACGACGTCGATACCGAGGTCGTCCGCGACGTGTCGTTCGTCGACGCCCCGGGTCACGAGACCCTCATGGCGACGATGCTCTCGGGTGCAGCGATCATGGACGGTGCGGTGCTGGTCGTGAGCGCCACCGAGGACGTTCCGCAGGCCCAGACCGAGGAACACCTCATGGCACTCGACATCATCGGCATCGACAACGTCGTCATCGCCCAGAACAAGGTCGACCTCGTCGACAAGGACCGGGCGATGGAGAACTACCGCCAGATACAGGAGTTCGTCGAGGGGACGGTGGCCGAGGACGCCCCCGTGATCCCGATCAGCGCCCAGCAGGAGGTCAACATCGACCTGCTGATCGACGCGCTGGAGACGGAGATCCCGACGCCCGAACGGGACCCGACCGACGACTCCCGGATGTTCGTGGCACGGAGTTTCGACATCAACAAGCCCGGCACGACGGCCGACGACCTGCTCGGCGGCGTCGTCGGCGGGTCGCTCGTTCAGGGCACCCTCTCGGAGGACGACGAGATCGAACTCCGACCCGGCCGCGAGGTCGAGGAAGGTGGCCAGAGCGAGTGGCAGCCCATGACGACTGACGTGCGCTCGATCCAGGCCGGCGGCAGCCCCATCACGGAGGCGACGCCGGGCGGGCTGCTCGGCGTCGGGACGGGGCTGGACCCGTCCTACACCAAGGGTGACGCGCTGGCGGGACAGGTCGCCGGCGAACCCGGCACCCTGCCGCCGACGCTCGAGGGCTTCGAGATGGACGTGGAGCTACTCGACCGCGTCGTCGGCGAGAACGACGAGGTCGAGGAGATCTCGACGGGCGAGCCGCTGATGCTCACCGTCGGGACCGCGACGACCGTGGGCGCCGTCACCAGCGCCCGGAGCGGTGAGTGTGAGGTGTCGCTCAAGCGCCCCGTCTGTGCCGACCCCGGGGCGAAGATCGCGATCAACCGCCGCGTGGGCGCCCGCTGGCGACTCATCGGCATCGGCACCCTGAAGGAATGAGCGCGACGGCGGTGCTCGACACCAACGCCCTGATGATGCCGGTCGAACTCGACGTGCGCGTGTTCGACGAACTCGACCGGCTGCTCGGGGCGTACGAGCCCGTCACCACCGAAACGGTGCTCGCGGAGTTGGAGAAACTCCGTGCGGGCAACGGGACGGAGGGCACCGCCGCCGCCGTCGGCCGCGATTTGGCCGACCGCTGTCGTGTCGTGGAGACCGGAGAAGAGTACGCCGACGACGCCGTCGTCGCGGCCGCGCTGTCGGCCGACGGGACGGTGTACGCGGTGACGAACGACCGCCCGCTGCGTGACCGCCTGCTCGCCGCGGGCG
It includes:
- a CDS encoding translation initiation factor IF-2 subunit gamma; the protein is MVTENPTQPEVNIGLVGHVDHGKTTLVQALSGSWTDKHSEEMKRGISIRLGYADATLRRCPEEEAPDCYTVEEHCDEHDVDTEVVRDVSFVDAPGHETLMATMLSGAAIMDGAVLVVSATEDVPQAQTEEHLMALDIIGIDNVVIAQNKVDLVDKDRAMENYRQIQEFVEGTVAEDAPVIPISAQQEVNIDLLIDALETEIPTPERDPTDDSRMFVARSFDINKPGTTADDLLGGVVGGSLVQGTLSEDDEIELRPGREVEEGGQSEWQPMTTDVRSIQAGGSPITEATPGGLLGVGTGLDPSYTKGDALAGQVAGEPGTLPPTLEGFEMDVELLDRVVGENDEVEEISTGEPLMLTVGTATTVGAVTSARSGECEVSLKRPVCADPGAKIAINRRVGARWRLIGIGTLKE
- a CDS encoding PIN domain-containing protein, whose amino-acid sequence is MSATAVLDTNALMMPVELDVRVFDELDRLLGAYEPVTTETVLAELEKLRAGNGTEGTAAAVGRDLADRCRVVETGEEYADDAVVAAALSADGTVYAVTNDRPLRDRLLAAGVDVIGLRGRNTLAITET
- a CDS encoding arginase family protein; translation: MGFPGAVADLEAADYAVVGAPLDTSTTFQPGTRFGPERIRRFSRSYDDYDRLTDQYFSDCAVHDAGDVRAWDDAVEYLEFLGGSLADHHRDGAVPLLLGGEHTVTAAGVRATDPDVLVVLDAHLDLRDDYDGNPWSHAAVVRRALDGDPESAPLSTVSGTADHAVIIGARTGSKAEWERAERDDVTVVSPEDAADWEPDFADESVYLSVDIDGADPAFAPGTGTMEPFGLSPREMRDVVRAVAPHAVGFDTVEVNDRDDGQAAALAGKLLKEFVLSHADGYPED
- a CDS encoding DUF7504 family protein; this encodes MASSDGRHEPVPELSLAPSEAALAELRNRDSPVPYLPPSAYENLLVVTVDTPAAVEDAVRRAGGDPKNVGVVPVSASPVTYDGPCWTADRVSPSDLTGISIQFARGERYLRDGAGWVVVDGLGTLLMYAEGEKLYRLLSHLVSRSRQRELRHVTGITTATVAQETLARFRGLHDRAVPLE
- a CDS encoding DUF5787 family protein; amino-acid sequence: MEVAFELALAAHLETATDWLLARQLGAAVDEPGARVMDLVGVVPSDGVTDRAAITPETIPPLAVEGDVGVGEAVPVADALDCGPERAESVAEHAAEIGFFERGRRGGRTYVRQTARYPDWVDRLVGIENKPDLGRPGDLDFQLRFDAALALFDEVWLATESYVTGAHLNRIPEAVGVWRFDPATGEREVVREASPLAVDEPGVEIRREEPLRTDVAIIDADAKARRRRRIAERAWGKGWRPAGFPGCVNCSATDDGVPECSFHERLIAPGSDCSTDCPGYEAGEVLDVDHEELRDERSPWVRDPSGVVRRQSGLDQF
- a CDS encoding MBL fold metallo-hydrolase, with product MRVTLLGTGDTTGTPTVGCDCATCERARSRGVERSRFSVHVENERTGECLLIDASPDFRHQFAETGADLPDAAVITHIHFDHLDGLGNFYRLLDDLPVHAASEVDPFTGESVAASIRGRYDYLDVVEVHGEEPLTTFSACGFDLTLVPVEHPPMACYGLVVEDPETGAKLSLSGDTSYDIPEASREALHDPDLLLADAIVPASLASKHPMGGSDVVDGVPMTFGTKHMTREGAIRLGEDLDAGETRLVHLAHYYPVTEAFEEPLAVDGELYEL
- a CDS encoding translation initiation factor IF-5A, whose translation is MAKEQKQVRELQEGSYVMMDESPCQINHYSTAKPGKHGSAKARIEGKGVFDEKKRSLSQPVDAKVWVPIVERKGGQVVSVDGNDAQVMDLDTFETFTMRMPEDESLSPDDEIEYLEYEGQRKIV